The genome window TCGGGCATCAAGTTCGTCCAGAGCACTACCGAGCTTGGCGATCAGCGGCTCGATATGCTTTTCCTCATTGAGGCAGGGGATAACGATTAAGCAACGCATATCCATCGGAATTCCGGTCTTCATTGCAATCCACCTCTATTGCGATGCATTTGTGGGAGGGCCTTTAATTCGGCGATTTGGCCGCTGGCGTGGGTAAGGGACGCCAGCCGCTGCACCAGCCCTTGGCATTCGGCGCGATCGGTCATCCATTGCCTGCGATCCTGCGCGGCCGAAGCGTTGAAAGCGGCGAGGTAGCGGTCCTTATTTAGGTCGCCCAGGAGAGTGACAAGGTGGGCAGCATCCGCCTTTTCGAGTGTCAGCCCGATTTTTCGCTTTGCCAGGAACCGTGCAGTCTCGGTGCCATCGACGGCGATCGGTACGGCGCCATGCAGGCCGCCTTCATAAAGACGGTTCGGCAGCAGCCAACTGGAATTCAGTCCCTCTTCGAAGAAGTCGATCGCCCAGGAGAATTGTACCTCTCCATAAATCGCCGCGAGGTCCTCGGGATTTTTGTAGGGACCGCCGAAGCGCATGAAAGGCGCATCGCGCACGAAGCCATCGAAATCGCCGAACTCTGAATAGGCCGGCCGGCCGCGCAAAATGATCTCGAAGCGGCCTTCCATCTGGCGGGAAAATTCAGCAAGCATTTCCAGAGATTTGCGACACCGAAGCGCGCCGAACCAGCCGATTTTCCAGGGCTCGTTGGCTGCCGGCAATCGGGGAGTAATGGCAATTTCAGCTCTCATACCCTCGATCGCCAGGACCTTGTTCTCGAGAAGGAGGATCGGCAGGTCGAGGCCGGAACGAGAGCGGAAATAATGCTCGACGAAAGCCGGCGAGCTGGTCAGCAGCAGCGCCGCATCCGCGCCGAAACGGCGCTCAATGCCACGAAGAGCGTTGCCAAACACGTCCTTACGCAGCAGCAGCCGGTGAATATCGAGGCATTCGTAGACAACGGGCATATCGCCGCCGAAGATCGACTTGGCGCGCTTGGCCACGGCCAGCATCTCAAGATTGCGGCCGATGATCACGTCCGGCTTTTCGATCGAACGAAGCAATCCACGCAGTCGCAGAGCGGATTTGGCAACGGCGGCGATACGCTGCGCGAACTGCGCGTCACGCGTCCGGCCGAGTTCGATCGGTTCGACACCGTGGACGGCGGCCAATGCGTTGTCATCGCGTCGAAAGCCCGCCAGCGTCACCTTCGCCCCACCCGCCTGCAACATCAGCACCCGCCTGCGGACGGCGGGATCGGCGAGATCGTGGACGAAATAAAGAATATGCAGCATGAAAACTTCCGCTTCGTGCCCGGCCGGATGCCAGGCGCCTCGTTTCGTTCGTGTCACATCAGGTTCCCCGGCTACGAAATCGCGTCGCAGCCGGAATGTTTCAGTTGGTCTTGCAGGCGATCGATTCCGGGAACTGGCACTTGTCGCCCGCCGCCGTGAAGGCTACGCGATCGATCTGCATGGTCGCCGGCGCGCCGCCATAGTTGAACTTGCCCATCCAGTCGCCCAACGTGTCAGTGCCCCAAAGGCTGAAGAAGATCTTCTGGGCATGCGTCGGGATCTTCAAAGGATCGGTGACCTCCTGGACAAGCTTGCCGTTCACGTAATAGCGGAGCCGGTCCTTTTCCCAGACGAAGGCATAATCGTTGAAGCCTTGATCGGCGCCACCGGCGACCGGGACAAATTTTTCATTGCCGCCTTTTGCGCCGATATATTGATTGAGCTGAACCTGTGCGGGATTTTTGCCGAGCACTTCGAAATCGATTTCGTCGTGCGGTTTCTTGTCGGTCGGACCTATATAGGTGAAGAAAGCCGAATTAAGGCCGGAGCCAGTCGCGGTGCGATAACGCGCCTCATATGTGCCATAGCCATAGGTCTTGGTCGTCTGGATCTCGCCGCAGGCGTAATCGCGTTGGCCGGTCTTGGCCTGGGTGAATTGAAGCTGCAGGATGCCGCCCTCAACACGGACCTCTTTCTTAGACCAGCTGCAGTTCTGGTGCGGGCCATTATTCCAGCCATCCGAAATGTACCACCGGCCGTTGTCGATCTTGTCGAAGTTGTCGACGAAAGATTTGCCGTTCGGCTGATCTTCCTGCGCGGAAACCGCGCAAGGGATGAGGCCGACGCTCAGGATTGCGAATGAAACAAGGTTAAGTCCACGCGAAGGGAAGATCGAGTTCGTCATGTGTCACCTTTACTCGGAGGTCACCCGCCGGCCATCAACGGCCAGGGTTTCGGCGAGCCGCCGCGTGCGGCTGCCCGTCAGTAGGTTGTAGAAAGAGGGCAGGGCGTAACGCGCCATGCCGTTGGTCAAGGGCAGCACCGTCAGAGTGATGGCGGCCGCCAACAGGTAGAAGACGGGATAAAGATCCGCGCCCGTGCGGTTCCACAAAATCCAGAGGGTCAACAGCGCCGGGTGGTGGGCGCAGAAGATCCAGAAGCTCAAGCTGCCGGTTTCCGCCAACCGCTGACCGGGTTTGCTTTTGATCAGAATTGCCGAAAGCGCCCAAAAACCTGGAATGCCAGCGAGTACCATCATATCTCGGCTGAATTCGAGCCATGCAGGCGGTTCTGGGGCGGTCATATACGCCACCGTGGTCCACAGAGCCGCGAGCCCCAGAAAGGCTGCGCCGATGAAGGCCGCGTATCGGTCAAGAATTGTCAGATCGATGCGATGAAGACTGAGATAGATACCGAAACTGAAGCTGAAGAGGATGGAGTTCCTGAGAACGATGCCAAGCGATATTGGCAAGGCCGCAAGCAGCAGCAAAAATACCAGCGTCGGCATTGGGTAGCGCCGGATAAACATCGCGAGCAGCGGCGAGAGCAGGATGCAAACGAAGAGGTCGCGCAAGAAATAGAGCGGCAAATCAATCGGTGCACCTTCGGTCGCAAACAGAAGTGTAGCGAGGGTGCGTGGGCTGACGTTCGTCAGATCCGGCAGATAGCCGTCGCCGACGCCGTTGTTTTGCAGGATCAGCACAAAGAGAAAGAAGGCGGAGTTCCACAAGAGAAATGGCAGAAGGACGGTCCTTGTCTTGCGACGAATGGTCCTGCCATAGTCCAGCGCGGCGCCGTTGCGGAAAAGCAGATAGCCGGAAATGACGCTTAGGCAGGGAACGCCGACGCGAAACACACTGTCGCGCAGGAAGACCCGAAGCCAGTCAAAGAGGCCGTAGGCGCCGTTGAATGGGCTGGAATCCGTATCAAACGGGATATGTACAAATACGATGCCCGAGATGAGCACGATACGCATGAGATTGATCCGCGAAGACACGTTGGCAGTCACATTCACGATATCAGTCACCCCTTTTTCGGACCGCTCCCCCCTGCGGCCGTTTCAACCAGAGCAGACTTGAGCCCGCAGACGTAAGCTAGGGCGGTCTGGTGAAAGGAAATATGGCGCTGCAGCAAAAAACCGGTGTGGACGCCTCCGCGGGCCTCTCCTTCCGCGACGAAAAGAGATCAACAAATCTCTAATTCAATCGGATTAATTCTGGTATAGGTGTTTGGTATTAAATGGTTTTAAGGAGAGTGTCATATTCTCAAGATGGCATGGAATTACACGCTCTAGCAGCACCAAAATTTTTTCCACTTGCCCAGGATTTTTTTTGCATTGCCGCAGGTGCCGCGATCAATCGTGATGAAAATGGGGCGAGGATACAAGCCTTTTGAGAAAGTGAAAATAAGGTAGCTCACTTACTGGTTGCTATTCCGCTTTTAATATTCTGCATCAGCCGACGACGGTTACGACGCCGACGAGGGTAAATGCTCTCGTCTTCGATAAAACGCATCACCCGTCATTGTTCCGAACCGATCGGGCACTAACTGTTGGGGCCACGGCGACATCCTGTCTCTCGGGACCGGCTGAAAATCAGCGATGGATTGTCGAAAATGCCGGTCCCTATAAAAAAGGGACCACAAACTCTTTGTTGAAAAACCGTACAGGCTCAAAAATGGCGGCAATTACGATTATTATTCCCTTTTACCAAAGACAGGCAGGTATTTTGCAGCGTGCGTTGACGTCGATATCCAAGCAAGTGTTTCAGGATTTCGATATTCTCATAGTCGACGATGAATCGCCGCTTCCGGCTGAAAACGAACTTCAAACGCTTGGGGACAAGGATCGGGCGCGAATTCGGGTCATCCGTCAGGCCAACGCAGGTCCGGGCGGCGCGCGCAATACTGGTCTCGACAATGTGCCGGGATCAAGCCGTTTTATTGCCTTCCTCGATTCCGACGACGAATGGGCACCGCTGCACCTGAGCAACGCCTTTGAAGCGCTGACACGCTATGACGCCGATTGTTATTGGGGCTCGATCGAAGGCGGGGAGGGGTTTTCTTATCATTTCGGCATCGCGGAGTTGGCCAAATCGCCGGATGCCACCAGGCTTTCCGCTCAGCCTTCGCTGATCGAAGTCCCCGACGTCGCGAGCGTGATGCTGAAAGACTGGGCTTTTTTGCACCTGTCTTGCATGGTGATCGGACGCCCGCTGTTCGAAAAAATCCGTTTCGAGGCCGAGCTGCGGTTGGCGGCCGAGGATGTGCTGTTCTTCTGTGATTGCATTCTGGCTGCCAAGCGCGTGCTGCTCTGCGAAGATGTGGGTGCCTTGCGTGGGGAAGGAATGAATATTTTTCACAGTATCGATAGCGCCTCGCCGCAGTTCCTGCGACAGCAGTTCAACACTTGGACGGCACTTAACACGCTGGAACAACGATTTTCACAGCGGCCACAGGACATTGCGTCCATCCGCTCGTACAAAAATCGCGCCCGAAGACAGGCGATATGGAGTCAGGTGGGACAGTTGCGCCGGCGGCGATTTCCGCAATTCGGGCTTTTGGCGAAATGGGCATGGCGCGATCCTGCCATATTGCAGAGTGCGGTGCAGCTTGCCGTGAGCAAGTTTACGCCCTAGCTTTCGCACTGCAGCAAAGCTGACATGCCCCGGATTTTTACAGAGCCAGTGTGTTAGGCCATTACCAAAATTACCAAGGAGACTTGTATGAAGCCGTTCCACTGGGAATCCACCCATGGCAATTTCGGTGACGATCTCAATCTCTGGCTCTGGGATTTTCTGCTCCCGGGCTTGCGCGACGTGCATAACGAAACATTGCTTGTCGGGGTCGGCACTGTTCTCAATACCCTGATCCTGCCGCTCGACGGCCATAAGCTCGTGATCGGCAGCGGCTTCGGCTACGGCTCGCTTCCGGAGATGGGCGATAAGACCAAATGGGATATTCGCAGCGTTCGCGGTCCGTTGACGGCGGAAAAGGTAGGCCTTCCGAAGGACATGGGCATCATCGATCCGGCCGCGATGGTGACCGAAATGCCGGAATTCAAAAACCTGCCGAAAACCAATCGCCGCACGTTCGTGCCGCATTGGGAGTCGGCGGCAGCCGGTCTCTGGCCGGAAATCTGCAAGACCGTCGGCCTCTCCTATCTCGATCCGCGCGGCGAGGCAAAAGCTGTGATCCGCGAGATCGCGACTTCCGAGCTGATCGTCGCCGAGTCCATGCATGGCGCGATCCTGGCCGATGCCTTCCGGGTACCGTGGATCGCCGTCAGTACGTCACGGGCGATCAATAGCTTCAAGTGGAACGACTGGGCTCGCTCGCTCGGCGTCACCTATGCGCCAAAACACATTCCGGTTTCCACCCGGGCGGAAGCGATCGCCAAGGGTGCGCGGTTCTGGGGGGTTGGTTTCGAACGCGACGAGCAGAGCGTCCGAGAGCTGGAAAAGGATCGGCAAGGAGGAACGATGGTACTCGCCGACCCTGAGCAGACCCGTCTCCGGGTGATAGCGAAGCAGGCGCTTGCTGTGCCCTCGGCGCTTGCACTTTGGCAGGCCAGTAAGGCGAAGCCGCAACTGAGCGCCGACGCCGCACTTGCCAGCCGCAAGCAACGCTTCTTCGACGTTATCGAAGGCGTACGCCGCGACTACTTCTGATATAGAGAAGCATTATTCAGGAGCGGCCTGCAGCAGATAGCGCAGGCCGTTCGTTCCCGAATGTGCAATCGGCACGCCGCCGCCCTTGCGGAAACGTTCCGTTTTATCGGCAAAAATGCCGCCGGCAATGGCCGGAATGGCGGCGGGCTTGGCCAATGCGTAAGAGGCGGCCGCAGCCAGACCCGATTGTCCCTTGATATCGAGAAAACGCCGCAGCTCGTAGCGGCTGCGAACATGCTCCTCATGGCGGCGGATGGCGGCTGCGTCGGCCGGTGAGAGCCCACCGGCGGCGAGGATCGCCCGATCGGCTTGGTAAAGCCGATGCAGATCCTCAGTGCGATGCTGGCCGCTCAGGGAGTTGCTGCGCACCACGGCGCCGTAACCGCAGCTATGGATGACCTTATAGCGCGCAGCCTTGGCAAGCGCCCGCACATAGAGATCGTAATCCTCACCGAGGCGCAGGGCTTCGTTGTAGCGCAGGTCGTGCTCATCCAAAAACGTTCGGCGCATCAATGGCTTCAGGAAACCGATCTCGCCGCGGCGAACGCCGCGCTTGGAAATGTTGCCTTCCACAAAAGCAACCAGATCGAGAAAACGCGGCTTCGGATCGAAATGATCAAGCATTGTAATCGCGTCCGGAACCGTATCGGCATTGACGAAGGCAATGTTGTCGGCGACGAAATCCCAATCATTGCTCGCGAGCAATGGCTTGAACCGCCCCGGGAAAAAGAAATCGTCGGCGTCGAGGATGCTGATCAGGGGAGCGCGCGAAACCTTGATCGCATGGTTGCGTGCCGCCGCTGGGCCGCGATTTTTCTCGAATACATGGATGATCAGACGGCCGCTGCCGTCGTCGGCAAGACCAGCGGAGGCGGCGGTGCCGTCTATCGAACCATCGTCGATAACAACGACTTCGGCCACCTCAGGCTCGCGGAGTGCGGAAGCGACGGCAAGACCGATGGTGTCGCTGGCATTCTTCGCGGCAATAATTACGCAGACATTCTTATCGGCACTGTCAGTCACATCAGCCTCCATTATTCTGCCGGAGACTTAGGACGACATTAGCCATAGGCAACCACGCCATCGTCAAAAGATGCGCTGGCGCCGACCTCAGGGATTGAAGCGCTCAGTGCGATTGAGATTTGCGGCGGGCAGGCCCGTAACCTTGTCATCATCACGTAACGGCATGGCAGCCGCGTTTTGACGCGATAATGCCTGTCGGGCACTGCGTTCCTTCCAGACGAGGAAGAGGATGCCGATAAAGTAGCCGATCTGGAGCAGCACGGCGCAAATTACCGTTTCGATCAACGTTGTCGAAAAAGATTGCGTCAGGAAGTAGGTCGCGATGCCAAATACGGCCAAGGCGCCGAGCATGCTGATGAAAACGCGTGGCGCATACATGATGTTACCTCGCGCCCACAGTCATCAGGAAAAGAGCGATCAAGGTCTTGCCTCCCTTAATAGACCCACACGCCAAATATATTTAATGAATCTTTTAGATTCAACTAAATGACGGCGGTCTGTTTACGATTTTGAACGAATACGACTTTAGCGCATCACCTGTTAAAACTACTCCTCCATAATACGTGCAATTGCAGTCCATCTCTTTTCACTTTCTCCATGTTTCTCATTTAAGTTGTATTGTTTGTAAGCATATACAATTATAATGATGTTAGCGATTTAGTGCAACCGATTCAGAATTTAATCAATTCAATCAACTTTTATTACAAAGTTCGGATCTCGCGGCCGCCAATATGTGCGCCGCAATATGGTGCTGCAACGCAATATTTTCGATGAAAAATCAAGATTGTGCATGAACGATCAAGAGTGAGCAAAGCCTATTCCAACAAGACCGGATGAACAAATCGGAGCTATAGCCGTTAACATTCTGTCCCGCAGCCACCCGTAACGTAAGATGCCCTTTTTCCAGCCTCTTATACAATACCTTCTTTAGTATAAATCCTATATAAGGAATGTCTAAACTTAAGAAATCTAATGCATTGGGGGTAAAACCCTGCCGCGATTCCGCATCGCCACAAAAATTTGGCTTAAAAAATCATAATCGCCACCTACACTCCTCACTGCATAGCCCTAACTAGGCGCCCGAGACATTTCCGACCAATTCGCCAACATGAATGGAGTCATCTCTATGAAGTCTGCGACGAGATCGGCCACATCGGCTTTTTTCAGCGCTCCGGAAAGCGACGTCTTTCCGCCAACAGGTGGAATCCTAAAGAGGACATTCGACGTCACAACCGCTCTGACGGCGCTGATTTTCATCAGCCCCATCTTCCTAATGCTTATGCTCCTGGTAAAGCTTTCGGATCGAGGTCCGGTCTTTTACGGACATCGCCGTATCGGACATAACGGCAAGACCTTCCGTTGCCTGAAGTTCCGCACCATGGTCGTCGATGGCGACAGGGTTCTGAAGGCCTATCTGCAGGCCAATCCCCGAGCAATGGAAGAATGGCGTGCAACACGCAAACTGCAGGACGATCCTCGCGTCACCCTTGTCGGCGCGGTGCTTCGCAAACTCAGCCTTGATGAGCTGCCGCAGCTCATCAATATCATTCGCGGTGAAATGAGCGTCGTCGGGCCGCGTCCCGTCGTCGAAGACGAGCTGGAACTCTACGAAACCTCGGCGATCTATTACCTCCAGTCCCGCCCCGGCCTGACAGGCCTTTGGCAGGTCAGCGGTCGTAACGACGTGTCCTATGCCAGCCGCGTCGCCTTCGATACGCATTACGTCAAGAACTGGTCGCTCAGCAGCGACGTGGTCATCATCGCCAAAACCATTCCTGCAGTCTGCCTATCGCGTGGCAGCTACTGATGACGAACGCAGATACCGCAGGGAAGCGCCTGCGGTTTTCCCGCTACTGCGGGCTGCAAACAAGTAACAGGGAAGATCCTGCATGATTGAAATTCAATCTCCTGGTAAGTCCGTTGGTGCGGCCACACCTTTTCGTTGCGCAGCTCTTATGCTTCTCAGCCTGTGCATGGTGTCGGGTAATGCCCGTGCCGATAATCTTCCTGGATATCACCTGGGAGTCATGGACAAGCTGCACATTCGCGTTGCCGAATGGCAGACCGCGGAGGGCTCGGTCCGCGATTGGTCGATGATATCGGGTGATTACACCGTCGGCCCCTCCGGCTCGGTTTCCATTCCCTTCATCGGGGATATGCCGGCCAGCGGCAAGACGACGGACGAAATCGCCGAAGCGATCGGCATCGGGCTGCAAAAACAATTCGGCCTGCGCGACCGGCCTTCGGCTTCCGTAGAGCTTTCGCAGTTCCGGCCCATCTATCTCACCGGCGAGATTCAGAATCCGGGCCAATTTCCATTTGTGCCCAACCTCACTGTCCTTAAGGCGGTCAGTCTTGGCGGCGGCCTGCACCGCGCTGATGCCGGCCAGCGCTTTGCCCGGGACTACATCAATGCCAAGGGCGATGCCGTCGTCCTCATGGCCGAGCGTGGGCGCTTGCTGATCCGCAAGGCGCGTCTGCTGGCGGAAGTTGCCGGCAAAGATCAGATCGATGTTCCCCCTGAGCTGCAGAAATTGCCGCAATCGGCCGACCTGCTCGCCAGCGAAGAGGCCCTGATGAAAACGCGCAGCCAGCGCATGAAGACGCAGTTGCAGGCGCTGGCAGACCTGAAAGTGCTGCTGCAAAGCGAGGTCGAGGCGCTTGGAAAGAAGACCGATACGCTAAGCCGCCAGCTTGACCTGGCCAAGGCGGACCGCGACAAGGTCGAGAGTCTGGCCGAAAGAGGGTTGGAGCTTGCCTCCCGCAGGATCTCTGCCGAACAGCGCGCCTCCGACGTGGAGACCAATCTGCTGGATACCGATACGGCATCGCTGAATGCCAAGCAGAGCATCAGCAAGGCCGACCAGGATGAAAATACGCTGCGCAACGACTGGCAAAACTCGCTCGCGCAGGATTTGCAAGACACCGATACCCAATTGGAAACACTGCAACTCAAGCTCTCCACGAGCCAGGCGTTGATGCAGGAAGCGGTCGCGCAATCGGCCGATGCCAGCAACCTCGATGCCAACGGGCAGAACGTCAACATCGTCTATACCATCGTGCGGGACGACAACGGCCAGGCGAAGGAAATTCCGGCGGAAGAGAACACCCAGGTTCTGCCGGGCGACCTCATCAAGGTCAGCACCGGTCTTGCCATGCGCTGAGGAGGGTCGATGCAGATCGCGAAATCGACCTTTATTCGTCCAGGTAGCAACGCCACCTTCGGCACGGTGGCTGTTGCCCTCTCTTTCTTTGTCTTCGCTTATTCCTCCCGTTTCGGGCAGGTCTCCATCCTTGCCTATTATGGCCTCTGGTTTCCGCTGGTGCTGGTCGGCTATCGCAGCACGCTCGGCAACTATCAAAGGCAGCTCTGGCTCTTCGCTTTCGGCGTGTTTGCCTGCCTTTCCATCTTCTGGTCTGCCGTACCCTCGATTACGTCTCGTGCTGCGATCCAGTATATGACGCATATCATTTGCGCATTGATCGCCATGCGCACGCTCGATATTCGCACGCTAACACGCGGTGCAATTGCCGGAGCGGTGCTCGTGCTGCTCTATTCGATCCTCTTCGGCTACTACGCCTATGACCCGCTCGACAACACCTACAGTTTCGTCGGCGCCTTTGATTCAAAGAACCAGCTTGGCTTCTACGCCTCGCTCGGCATTTATTTCGCCTTCGCCGCCGTCTTTATCCTCGGCGAGCGCCGCATCTGGCTGGTCGGGGCGGGCGTTTCCGGTCTGCTGTCGGCCTATTGTCTGCTGGCTTCGCAATCGGCGACCTCGGTATTGACGACGGGGTTGGTCGTCGTGCTCGGTATCGGGTTGCGGGCCATCCTGTTTTTGTCGCCTCGGCAGCGGAAGAGGCTGTTTGCCGTCTTGGCCATAACCGGTCTCGCGGTCACTGTCGCCGGCGTCAATTTCGGCGGCGTCGATCTCGTGCTCGGTGCCTTCGGCAAGGACTCGACACTGACGGGTCGTACCTATCTGTGGCAACAGGGCTTTGAAGCGGCCGCGCAGCATCCCTTTTTTGGCGTCGGTTATCAGGCCTATTGGGTGCAGGGCTTTTCCGAGCCGGAGCGGTTGTGGGACGAATTCTACATAGCTTCCCGCACCGGCTTCCATTTCCATAACACCTTCATCGAAACAACCGTCGAGACTGGCTTGATCGGCGTCTCCCTGCTCGCCGTGATGCTGCTCACCGCCCTCGTTGGCCATCTCAAGCGATTTTTGAACGACATTAGAAACGATGAATCCTATGTCTTGATCGGCATTGCGACGCTGCTTCTGATCCGCGCCTTCGTCGAGATCGACATTCTCAATCCCTACCAGATCGGCTCGTTCCTGTTTTACTTCACCGCGGGCAAGCTGACGATGAAGACGCGGGCGCCGAAGGCCGCCCCGCTCATTCCCGACGATCGGATGGAGTTTACGCCATCGATGAATTGGGAGCCGCGGATCAGCAGATGAAGACCCTCTACGGCATTCAATATCTGCGCGGCTTTGCCGCTCTCGCCGTGGTCCTGTTCCACGCCGCAGAGCGCACCGGCAGCCATTTCCGCATTGGGGCGGCTGGCGTCGACGTCTTTTTCGTCATCAGCGGTTTCATCATGTGGACGATGAGCGAGCGCCGGCCGGTGACGCCATTGCGTTTCCTGCTCGATCGCTTGCAGCGCATCGCCCCGTCTTACTGGATCGTCACCAGCATCATGATCGCGGGTGGGCTTGCCGGCCTGTTTCCGAATATGAAGCTGACGGCCGGGCATGTCTTAGGCTCGCTGTTCTTCATCCCCGTGCGCTCGCCGAGCAATGGAGAGATCTGGCCGGTTCTCGTGCAGGGATGGACGTTGAATTTCGAGATGTTCTTCTACGTCATCTTCGCCGCGACCTTGCTGTTGCCGCGCCGTCTGCAGCTTGCCAGCATGGCCGCCATCTTCCTCGCCTTCGTCCTCGCCGGCAACATTTTCAATCCGCAATCCTCCCTGTTTATCACCTATACGCAGCCAATCATCCTGGAGTTCGTCGCCGGTGCAGTCCTTGGCCGGCTGTGGCTAGCGGGGAGAACACCCGGCGCCGGCCTTGGCCTTGCCTTGGCGATCGCCGCCTTGTCGGGTTTTGCCGCCATCGAGCTTATCGGCCTCGACTTCAATGAAGTGACCTGCGCACCGCTCGCCGTGGCGCTCGTGCTTGGCGTGGTATCGCTAGAGAGAAGCGGTAAGCTGCCAAATATTCCGCTGCTCACCTATCTCGGCAACAGCTCCTATTCGATCTATCTCTGGCACACGCTGGCGATCTCGGTGGTCATCAAAATGGTTGCGTCCACGCAGATGCCCTACGACGTCGCGACGTTCCTCGGCGTCATCTCGGGTACCTTACTCGGCATCTGCGCCTACGAAGCGGTCGAAAAGCCGCTCCGCAATCTGTTGAGGAACTTGAGCTGGCAAAGGTCACGCCCATCGCCGGCGTGATCGATGCTCAAACCTTAGTCTCAATCTGATGCCGGATGTCATTCGCTAGGGGATGCAAATCCCTCGATGTCGAGGGGCCGAGGAGCTATAGCCCATGCCGTCGCTCGCCTAGGTGACGCTGGTAGCCGCATCTTCGAAATGTTTGACCACGTGATGCCAACGTGAATCGGCGAGCCATTCGGCCCGCCGACACTATTATTCGATTTTGACAGTCCTCAGAGACGCCGCCGCCGCAACTGATCGAAATAGACGATCACGATAATCAGCACGCCGGTGATGATGCGCTGCCAGAAGGAATTCAGGTTCAGCAGGTTGGCGCCGTTGTTGATGGTGGCGAGGATGAAGGCGCCGATCAGTGGGCCGTAGACGGAGCCGACGGCACCGAAAAGGCTGGTGCCGCCGATGACCGAAGAGGCGATTGCCTGCAATTCCCAGCCATCCGCCTGCGTCGCATTGCCAATGGCGATGCGCGAGGCGAGCAGGACACCGACGAAAGCGGCGCAGGTGCCTGACAAAATATAGGCGAGGTAGATCATCCAGGTGACGTTTACGCCGGAGAGGCGCGCGGCTTCGCGGTTCGAACCGACGGCGAAGAGATAGCGGCCCCAGCGGCTGAGATGCAGGAAGATGAAAGCCGGTATCGCCACGAGGATGACCATCCAGAACAGGCTCGGAATCCCCAAGAAATCGGCGACGGCGAAATTGGTGAAATCGTCGTTGACGATGTTGATCGTCGAGCCGTTGGTGATGAGCAGGCCGATGCCGCGCAGGGACGTCAATGTCGCCAGCGTGATGATGAACGGCGGCAGGCCCATGCGGACGATGCCGAAGGCGTGGAATGCACCGATCAGCACGCCGAAGGCCAGCGTAATGAGAATGGCGGCGGAAACCGGAAATCCGGCCTGCAGCAGCCAGGCGATGATAACGGTGCAGAAGCCGACAATGGCGCCGACGGATAGGTCGATGCCCGCCGTGATGATGACGAAGGTTTGACCGAGGGCCAGGATCGCCGTCATCGAGCCCTGGCGCATCAGGTTGGTGATGTTGAGCGGCGTCCAGAATTTGTCGGTCCAAAAGCCCAGGACGACCCAAAGAGCAAGTAGAAGAAGGATTAGCGTCAAGCTGAAGAGGATATTCATCTTGCGCCGCGGTGCGACGGTGGGGCCTTCTGTAGTATTTGCGGCCATTGTTGTTCTCCCTCTTTCTATTCTTATCTTATGTGTCGTTCAGACGCCGATCGCCTCGCCGAGGACTTCCTCGTGCGTGGCAGCGTGAAAATCATGGCTGGCGACGAGCTGGCCGCGGCGGAAGACATGGAGCTGGTCGGCGAGCTCGTAGACCTCCGGTAGGTAGGAGGAGATGACGATGATGCCCGCGCCACCCCGCAAGAGCTTGGCGAACAACCGGTA of Rhizobium sp. NXC24 contains these proteins:
- a CDS encoding ABC transporter permease, with the protein product MAANTTEGPTVAPRRKMNILFSLTLILLLLALWVVLGFWTDKFWTPLNITNLMRQGSMTAILALGQTFVIITAGIDLSVGAIVGFCTVIIAWLLQAGFPVSAAILITLAFGVLIGAFHAFGIVRMGLPPFIITLATLTSLRGIGLLITNGSTINIVNDDFTNFAVADFLGIPSLFWMVILVAIPAFIFLHLSRWGRYLFAVGSNREAARLSGVNVTWMIYLAYILSGTCAAFVGVLLASRIAIGNATQADGWELQAIASSVIGGTSLFGAVGSVYGPLIGAFILATINNGANLLNLNSFWQRIITGVLIIVIVYFDQLRRRRL